AGCTATAGTATCCACGGTTAATTATACATTATGTAGCTTTATATCTCTCACATGTATTGAGTAGTTTGAGGATTGAGACTCACGATGACGCAGGTGACACGTTTTGCCACCAGGGGGCAACGTTTTTCCACAtctactttattttatttctctcagcACTGAGAACCCGAAAACAACCTTCAGtttttagtaaaataaaattagaatagtcaaaaatatgtttaaattaaCATACATAACCACCACTATCCTCCACAGCAGACTGGTCAGTGTATGTGAGACCTTTTAATAAAGCTAGATGTAAACTAGATCACGTGCAGATATAAACTAAAAAGTCACTTCTGCTCTTTGATTCTATTCTGGGGTTCATTCTGCTTTGAATGGTGACGCATAGTTTTAGAAATAGATTACAAAAATTAGAAAGTGTGAAAGATATAATCTGAATCCTAAAATCCTTAGGATCCTTAAGATGTGTTACATCGTTATGTAAGAATGTAAAACAattatacaattaaatataaCGAAGTCACTGCTGAGCACCACTTAGATTAAATATGTCATGTGTCACAATTTCGTCTGTTTAGATAGATGTTCAATATTAGATAGATAAATACAATTTTATGAAATAACCGTGAAATAACACAGGATGAAATTGCCATTTTAATTAATGAGTTGACTTTTAAagttatgtatttatgtattcattttatttgctgtctgtatttattcataggATTATTTATTCCACAATGTCTGATTGatgtatttaatattgaatGCTTTGGGCCTCCATAGCCCAATAGGTCCAAAAAGGCTTAATTTTATAGTCGTGTTTTCTATTATAAGCCAAATTAATTACATAGAGTATAATTTATTCATCACTAAGTAATTAAATATCATGGCATACTGCATGGTCATACGGGGGCAGTGACAGCCCTCTGCTGGAGGAAGTACCGCCTCCTGCGACCACTAAAGACCCTCATTGGTTCCCACACGTGTCCATCAAACAACAGCCATGTCTAGATTATGGGTCAGATAGAAGACCAACGCTTTTAATCTGGTTGATTTCTGTGGATTTCTTTCACCGTTGTACTTTCGGAGATCCGTATCGACCACGAACCGATACCTTCACTGGTCGTGGCAGACTGAACGCTCCTCTGCGGCTTCATCTGCGCCTTTTGTCGGCGGAAACACAGGATGATGTTTATAATTAGACGCGGaaacaactgacaaaaaaaacaaaaaaaaaaacaaggtgttTCCACAACCAGTGCTGTCAAACATAAGAGGACCATAGATGTGATTCCTTCCCACTGCGGGCGGCGTTCAAGAACAAAATCCATCCAAATGATGTCAGGAAAGCATTTCAAGGCTCATGAAGTGAGCTGCTGCATCAAGTATTTCATCTTCGGATTCAACATAATATTCTGGGTAAGTCCCCCGTTTGCTGTCTCGGCCTGCTGTCCTCAGTTTAATGCACTGatatgacatgtttttgttccCCGTCAACAGTAAGATGTGATTCCTAATTCTGTGAGAGCCCTGGCCTTTTGGgcttttgttgtctttcttctCCCCGTTGCTTTTCATAGGAGACATGGATGATTTCATCCCTGCAATAGGCTCACTGCTCCTGTGTGCACTTGCTCCCTCTGTCACCCAtcagcagcttttgtttttgtgcagacAGCATCAGTGTGGGAGTGCTCTGATGAAGGGCTTTCCTCACTGTTGGATAACACCACTTTGTTTACAAAGGCACCTTcatgtgaggacattttattgTCGGTGTCAGTGATCTTTGGGCAGGGTGCAGTGATCATCTCCATCCCTGACCATCCTGTACCTGTACAAACACCGAGTAGCCTACAGCCTGTAACACCATTAAGGACTTCTAGACTTCCCACTTTGGGCCGCCAGTTACTAATTTTAAACTCTACCCGGTTGTTTTACTGTGGAGAAGAAATAGGTAGGTTTTTAAAGGAGTTATTAGATATAACAAATGGCTTTAGGAATGTAATTCATTAATACTAAGTGGTAAAGTATGCCTTTGTTTAAAAGGAGGGGTGGGCGTTATGTatttagagctgcaatgattatgATCATAGAAATGGTTATAATTGtttagtcgattgacagaaaactaaAATTGATGAATTGTTTGAGCCATTTTTAGGAACCTGGAACCACATTCAATGGTTCCAGGTTCCTAAATGGGAtatttcactctttttccaGGTCTTACATTACAGTGAATAGAATACTTTGGGGTTTAGGGAagttgtgatgagcattttcccccttttctgatgttttataaacATTCATATcttaattggaaaaaaaaaaaaaggtgggatGAAGCTATAATGAAAActtgaaattgcttgttttgtccaaccaacagtgtacaacaaaacaatatgcaattcacactgacaaaacaaaaagaaaagtagcaaatcctgcttgaaccagaaaatgttctgCATTTTTGAGAAATTGTTATATGTtaatggataaaataaccagatggGACTGTCAGTTTTTGGCTAAACCAGTGGAACAGCATGTTCTAGGAtcagcaaataaacaaatctcTTGTGCAACTGTCATTACATTGAAGCAAGTCTGTTTTGCAcaggtaatatatatatatgtgtaatttCCCAGTAAGcaatgacagtgtgacagtgagccagcatgaacaataccAAGACCCtgacactgaagcagctaaatggaattcagccatcattaatagtttacacctgtgcttttacttcTGTGACTTGTCATAAAGTGTTATGTGAAAAAGGCCCGTTGACTCATCTGCCCGGCAACATTAAAACTATCACAGcataaacagcaaatgtttgacagttGATGGATTTATATTGTCCCACGATATATATCGTCATATCCTCTGCCTTATTTTGAAAGTGCCATAAGTAGAGCCAATATGTTTGTGGCCCTTCACGGACCTCAGAGTGACGAAGAGGAGGGCCACCTGTCAGGCCCTACAGAGGCTCTCAGCCAGCagtgcagtcagtcagtcggtgaCCTCTCTGATCCCGTCGCCATTCATATGTCATCAGAGGAAGCAAAAGCATCTGTTCCTCTGCAACTGTTTTACAAATAATCCTTTGAAAAGTTAATCTGCAAAGTGTTGTCAAAAATCTGTTGAGCGGGAAAAATGAAAGTTGTTTGGTAGTAGTAGTTGTTTGGTTAGtcttgcgtgtgtgtttttattcttgttatgaattattattaatcttattaggaattacatttttatagttTACATTTAGGACCAAATCAAATGACATTCATCTTCTGTTGACATTTAAATGCCAGATAAGTCTCATAATGTGTAATCTATGATATTAAAGTTTACGAGTTTGACAAAATATTATGAACACAAGGTCCACTTGTGAGCTAATCCTCGAGCTTTTAACCACATCTCGTGGTCTTTATCAGCAGATCAAACTTGCTCGGTTGTTGTGGAGAGTTGTCGTGTCAATATGTTCCGACATCCTCCAGTTTTGGAGCAATAAAAGCCGTCACATTGGAGTTAAGATGCGAAAATTTCACAACTCACAACAGAGATACAAACCTACAGTAAATCTTCGATTTTTTAGGGGCTTATTTCATCAAATTCCATTCAATTTCTGTGGTTGGTACGACACCAAGCATctgcaagtgtttttgttttattaacatAAATCATTCACTATTAAAAAGTAAtcagcagcttttgtttttgtgcagacAGCATCAGTGTGGGAGTGCTCTGATGAAGGGCTTTCCTCACTGTTAGACAACACCACTTTGTTTACAAAGGCACCTTCATGTGATGTTTGGGCAGGGTGCagtgatcatcatcatccctgATCATCCAGAATGATGAATATAAAATGATAGGAAACACAATGTAACCAGCAAATGAGTAAAATAAATTGCTAAATTGACTCATacattagaataataataaataaatttgcatttttaatggcGGGTTATAATTACAATTCTAATGTGTGTGCTTTATACCAAGATAAAAGGTCGTCAGCCAGTCATCAATGCCTTAATTTCTAACTTTTCCGATCCTGAAACGTGGTTTTGAACTTTTACACTGTAGGTGGAAACTTGTTCAGTCATAATGCGTCCAGGCTGTTGAAAGATGCTTTCTAATGTGGGAGTCTCCTGCTGATACTGCAGACTGAGATGAGAAGTATTTAGTAATGGAGCACTGCCAGGAAAATCTCTCTGTGGTTTCTCTCCGTGCTTCTGTGTGATGACTACATGTTGCAGTCGCAGCAAAATAATTCTGCTcccttgtctctttcttctttgtttgtctgtcagttCCTTGGAGTGGCGTTCCTCGGCATTGGATTGTGGGCATGGAGCGAAAAGGTGAGTTTACTGCTCATCTCTCTATGCAACAATAAGTTGAATCAATTTATTGTGTGAATCTTTTCACTTGTGGACGCCTGCGAATAATCCATAAACTAAGCGGATCATTTACATTCATCCCCTGTCGTCTGCACTCATCTGTCTGCACGAAATGCTAGCAGTGGCTTTACTGAATCAGAAAGGAATGTCATGCTTTCCGGTGGGACGCCCCTCTGAACAATGGACAGCAGAAAGGATCTGATGCATTTCACAGATTCATTCATTGTGTGCTCTCAGTACTGGGGGTGTAAAAGAGGGGCAGACAGTCTAGGgagttttcaaatgtcttgaCTTTCTCTGAAGAACCTTTAAAGATAATTTCTTACTGCTTCATCCTGCACATACAGCTGCAAccaacaattgttttcattatttatcaaTCTGATGATGATTGTCTTGATCACTTGATGAATTGCTTGATCAATAAAATCAGTCAGACGATAGTCACAAATGTCTTGTCATAATTTCCCAAAGACcaagtgatgtcttcagatgtcttgttttgtctgaccaactgtccaaaatccaaagagaTTACATTGAcagtaatataaaacaaaggaaagtgcaaatcctcacatgtgggttagggttatatatatatatatatatatatatatatatactttattgCAAAGACTTAGATGAGGACATCAAtgcctctctcatgtctgtacgtttaatatgaagctggaagcagcaggttagcttagcttagcacaaacactggaaacaggggtaaacagctagcctggctctgtccacctaccagcatctctaaagctcattaattaatgcattatacctcatttgtttaatccgtacacaaaccgaagtgtaaaaaaagaatTTTTTTCCTGGGTTTTATGTGCTGTGCTCTTTGTTGGCTGGAaacagttgccaggcaaccagcagagactcgaGTAAGTCACTGCTTCTGCCAAGAAATAATCCAGCACAAAACCCTCCACAAAGCCACCATTTGTTGTATACACTTTGTTATTCGTAcggatcaaacaaacaagacataacatgttgattagtgagctttcgAGGTGCTAGTAGGTTGGGATAGAggcaggctagttgtttcccccagatttcagtctttatgctaagctaagctagctggctgctggctccagcttcatatttacagcgcggacgtgagagtggtatcaacctactcatctgactctcggcaAGAATGTGATTCAGCATATTTCCgaaaaatgtcagactattcctttaagggaTTATCAAATCATTGGcaattcatttcctgtcagtcgattaatcaactaattgttgcagctcatCATATTATTAAGGTGGGACTTAAGGAGGGTGTACACAATAAGCTTTGAAACTTTACTTAAGGTTGATTATTGACAGTGGACTTTTCTTGTAATGGCTTCAAGCCTCTAACCCCTCACTCTGTTTCACCAGGGCGTTCTCTCCAACATCTCGTCCATCACAGACCTGGGTGGTTTTGACCCAGTCTGGCTCTTCTTGGTGGTGGGTGGTGTGATGTTCATCCTCGGATTCGCTGGTTGCATCGGAGCGCTACGAGAAAACTCTTTCTTGCTCAAATTTGTACGTTCCCTTATCAAACATattgtgaagaaataaaagagccTTTTTCAGCCTTGGTGTCATAATAATATTTGTTAAATTCAGAgaactgtgaatgtttgtgtatttcagttCTCCGTGTTCCTGGGTATAATCTTCTTCCTGGAGCTGACTGCTGGAGTCCTGGCCTTTGTCTTCAAAGATTGGATCAAGGACCAGCTCAACTTTTTCATTAACAACAACATTCGGGCCTACAGAGACGACATTGATCTGCAGAACCTAATAGACTTCACCCAGGAATACGTGAGCACTAAGTTTCTCTGTCCACAGTACTGATTTCACTCCCGTGTTGTTTTTACCTTGTTAACCGTAGTTGTTCATTTATGTGGGACATTGTTGACATATATGTGAGGGTTTTTTTGGGTGTCTGTTTGACCTTGTAGTGGGAGTGTTGTGGAGCGTTTGGAGCTGACGACTGGAATTTGAACATCTACTTCAACTGCACTGATTCAAACCCGAGTCGTGAGAAATGTGGAGTGCCCTTTTCCTGCTGTACCAAAGATCCAGCGGTATGTCCTCCCAAAAACGCACCACACTTGAGTTTTTCTAAGCCACATTCACAGCCAATTCATTCCCATTTATGGTAAAACACAACAAGCCTATGGGTGTAATTTGgagtttttgtgtcttttaaagtTGGAGTGCAAGTTGAGTAGGTCACTTTGAAACATGTTGAAACCTTTATAGTCCTAGTAGTTGGTCAAGTCAAGTCCGTTTTGTTTATAAAGCTAAATATCCCAAATTTCAATTTGCTACAAGGGGCTTTACAATGCAAATGCAGTCGATATGAAAAAGTTTGCTGTCGCCAGTCGGAGGGGAAATTGTGAGGGTCCTCCCTGTGACAGATAGCTTGGTTATCTGTGTCCTCCAGAAGGCTGGCTGACACCGTCAAACTATCATGGCTGGCTTCCAACAGGACATCCAGGCCTCAGTGTTTAGTCCTGTCAGACTCTGCCAGCACAGCAAAGTCTGAAAGTGGCTGGGAGGAGTTATCTTGACCaaggctttttttattttggcagaaaaATGCTCTAACTGCTGCGCCCAGTGCAAAGCAGTGACAGTACTCTGCTTCAGCAAAACAGTCTTGCTTCACTGTAATGATTAGTTGCacaagactttttttatttgctgacCCTGGAACATGCTGTTCCATCAAGGTCATCCCCTTTGAGGGCAACACTTTATAACAATTAGTACAAATATAAGATGGAAGTTGAATGACACATGTTCCCAGAGGTATCACTTGAAAACATCAGACTTTTCTGTCTTGTAATTGCCGAACTAAATACACACCAACCACACCAAAGCCTTCAAAATTAAAGCACTTTGGAGTTCTATGcagaggtgtttttcttttaggaTCCTAAAGAAAAACACCTCTGTCCAAGTGAAATCACCATTTTTCATAAATTAATTGCATGTCAGTCTTTAAGGTCTCTGATTTCTGACTGTTAAAATGACACAGTGAAGAATAAGGCTGGCATTGTCTATGCTTTTCTTACTGTCATCAAATgccaaaaagaccaaaaccaacagtccCCAGCTTGTCTGTGGCTCCCAGACCTGATGCCATTTTCTTCTTActgaggaatgaaaaaaaaagtaatagtTTTTGGGAAACAATGGAGTTCTGTGGCACAGAAGAATAAGATgaaattcattgttggttttggccttttcgtgggatttgttgacagtaataaaaacataGCATATCAGCAGACGATCTGGACGAGAAGCTaaaaacatctctttttttcagacaaacataaacaaggaATAAAAAAGTGCAGTTCTCCTTTCACTATCCAtattggaaatgaatgaattaccATACATCTTGGAGGgaatttaacattcattttaaattggCAATAGAATATTAAGAGAAATTTGCATTTTATAGCAACATGTATTACTAGAATAATTACATAAGATAATagacacaaaatcattttatcTAATATATATTATTCCATTCTTTGTGAACAATACgtcaccatagcaacatatcgtcatgtgtgttttgttttgccgtCCTGCCATTACGTCTGACTCTTTGTTTTTCCCGTGCCGTACAGAAGGTGTTGTCCGTCTGCCGTCTGCCTGCATCCATATGAATGCAGTATAATTAAACATCCAACCAGTGTGGCTATCCAAGGCTTGCCTTTCGCCgtctgttttttaatgtttcagagAGTCTACCAGGTCAAAATATGAGTCTCACAGCAGTCGAGTTCAAGTCAAGTCTAAAATCTAAATTTTTGTGACCTAAATCTGACTCAGACATAAGTCTTGAGTATCAAGTTGTGGTCTGCACAGGTTTATTTCACTGGGAGCACTGCTGTCCAGTTTACATCTAGAGGCCAAAACACACTCCAGTAATCCGCTGGACAGCAGTGTCCCTGGggatattcaattcaattcagttttatttatatagcaccagCAGatgttatctcagggcacttttccCATAGTGTGGTACAGTACGTTAATCTCGGCAGTGACAAAACTGAAAGTGGAGCCCAGGTTGAAAACAAGCAGCATTATCTTTTGTACATCTTCCCAGTATATGACACACTTTTCTCTAAATGTCATGACTTCATCTTCTCTTCACAGGAGGATGTCATCAACACTCAGTGTGGCTACGACATCCGAGCAAAGACGGTGAGTGGTTTTCAGAAACTTACATTTATATCAGAGATTGAGACCCTCATCTAAAAGTAAGCTGGTGCTGTAAAACATTATGAAGAGGAGACGTTGTTCTTGCTTATTTTGCCTCAGGCAGGTTTATGTGGCTGCATGAGGTCATCAGGTACTCCACCCTGAGCACAATATTCCTCTTTCAGTATGTTTCCCAATTCCCCAGTCTTCAAAATACAGCAGCTGGCTCGCCATCAGCACTTTGGGCCGCGTGGTATTACTCATGCTGCAGCAATGTACTGGGAATTGAAACCCCTCCCCCATCATTAGCTTTGGCCCTACTCCATAGTAGCATAATGTAAGGAaaaggctgtgtttgttttcttgactTAAAATGTGAGGGGAAAGCCAGAGAGAACAAGTTTTAAAGAGAgtcagagcagaaaaacagtgggctgagtgtgtgtgttaacaacTGGATAACATTAGTTCAGAGGGATTTTATTGTGAAGGGACCACAAGATTAAGAATCATGTGCTACCATTAAAAATGACTATGTTGTCAAGCAAAGCAAATATAAACATGATTGCCTAAGATTTAACACTTTTAAAAGGGTAGTAAAAACCAAATAAACctggtttctgttgttttctatgTTCTGTCAGGACTCTGAGCAGCGGACCTTCATCTACATCAAAGGCTGCGTTCCTCAGTTTGAGAAGTGGCTTCAAGACAACCTGACAGTGGTGGCAGGCATCTTTATTGGGATAGCATTACTACAGGTGAGGAACTTTGTGAAGGGTTTAGTTGTATTACTTGATCTCTGTCAACCTGTACCTaatgttaaatatatttgtttcttgttttagatttttgggATCTGTTTAGCACAGAATCTCGTGAGCGACATTGAAGCCGTGAGAGAGAGTTGGTAGGTGGCAACAGTTTGTTCATTCAAGCACAACTTCACTGGCTGGGAAATGGGAAACTTTTTACTTTAGCTGCAAAGTACAGGAGcctttgtgacttttttttttgcgtgaaatatctccacaactgttggatggattggcagAAATGCGGTACAAACATTcacgttcccctcaggatgaattgtaataactttgatgatccaataacttttcatctagcgccattatcaggtcaaaatgttgtATCTTTATCTAACGTCCACTGGGTGGATTAGCACAAAAGTtggtaaagacattcatggttcatgg
The sequence above is a segment of the Enoplosus armatus isolate fEnoArm2 chromosome 2, fEnoArm2.hap1, whole genome shotgun sequence genome. Coding sequences within it:
- the LOC139296324 gene encoding tetraspanin-5, with amino-acid sequence MMSGKHFKAHEVSCCIKYFIFGFNIIFWFLGVAFLGIGLWAWSEKGVLSNISSITDLGGFDPVWLFLVVGGVMFILGFAGCIGALRENSFLLKFFSVFLGIIFFLELTAGVLAFVFKDWIKDQLNFFINNNIRAYRDDIDLQNLIDFTQEYWECCGAFGADDWNLNIYFNCTDSNPSREKCGVPFSCCTKDPAEDVINTQCGYDIRAKTDSEQRTFIYIKGCVPQFEKWLQDNLTVVAGIFIGIALLQIFGICLAQNLVSDIEAVRESCLFT